The Streptomyces durmitorensis genome contains the following window.
GCAGGTCAGCGCGCCGGTGAAGAGCAGGGTGCCGAGCGGGTCGAGGCCGCCCGCCGCGCTCTTGCCCGACCGCTCCCCGCGCGGCGGGTCCGCGGGTATCCAGCGGAGCGCCGCGCCGTACGCGAGGAGTGCGACGGGGACGTTGACGGCGAAGATGCCGCGCCATCCGGCGGTCGCGACGAGGAGTCCGCCGAGCGTCGGTCCGACGGCCGCGCTGCCGAGCGCGGCGAAGGAAAGCCTGCCGAGGACGGTGCGCGGGGTCGGGCTGCCGAGCCTGCGTGATTCGTCGCGCAGGACGGCCATGGCGGCGGGGTAGGCGGCGGAGGTGCCGATGCCCAGGAGCAGCCGGGAGACGAGCAGCCAGCCGAAGCCCGGGGCGAGCGCGCCGACGAGCCCGGAGGCGACGACGACCACGAGCCCGCCGAGGAAGACCCGGCGCGGCCCGATGGTGTCGGCGAGCTTGCCGAGCACCGGCTGGGAGACGGCGCTCGCGAGGTAGAGGACGGACACGAGCCAGGCGGTGTCGGCGGCGCCGATCCCGAAGTCGTGCCCGATCGCCACCAGGGCGGTGGAGATCATCGTGGTGTTGAGCGGGTTGAGCAGCGAGCCGAGCAGGAGGGGCGCGGTGAGCCGTGCCCCGAAGGCGGGACGCTCGCCCGCCGCCGGGCGGGCCGGGGCGTCCTGCTCCGTCCTCACTTCTGCACCAACCGCTCCAACAGCACGATGGCATCGGCCAGTTGGCGGCGCTCCGCCGGGTCGAGCCCGTCGGCGAGGACCGTCGAGAGCCAGTCGTGCTTGGCGGCCCGCATCTCGGTGAGGGTGCGATGCCCCTGATCGGTCACGGAGACGACGGACTGCCGCCCGTCGTCGGGATCGGGGGCCCGCTCGACGAGCCCCATCTCCTCCAGGGCGCCCACGGTCAGCCGCATGGACTGGGGCCGGACGAGTTCCTCGCGGGCCAGGCTCGCGGTGGTGGCGGGGCCCGCGTGGTCGAGGCGGGCGAGCACGGAACGCTGTGTGGGGCTGAGTCCGGTCGCCGGTGTCACGCCGCGCAGGCGCCGCACGAGCCGCCGGACGACGTTCGACAGATCGGCGGCGATCCGCTCGGGATCCGCGTCGTCAGAGGGTGTGCTCATGCACGCCACCGTAGGAGATAGACAGGTAACCTTGCAAGTCTGCCTGCCTATCCCCGAGGGAGGCAGCCAGCAGGGCCGCACACGAAAACCGCCCCTGCCGCAGGTGCGACAGGGGCGGATGCTGTGCGTACGACAGGCGCGCTAGCGGATCGGCATCCCCGACAACGTACGCGCGATCACCAGACGCTGGATCTCGCTCGTACCCTCGAAGATCGTGTAGATGGCGGCGTCACGGTGCATGCGCTCCACCGGGTACTCACGCGTGAAGCCGTTGCCGCCCAGGATCTGCACCGCCTGCGCGGTGACCTTCTTGGCGACCTCGCTCGCGTACAGCTTCGACATGGAGCCCTCGGCCGACTCGAACTTCTTGCCCGTGCTCGCCATCCACGAGGCGCGCCAGACGAGCAGACGGGCCGCGTCGATCTGCGTACGCATGTCGGCGAGCTGGAAGGCGATGCCCTGGTTGTCGATGATCGGGCGACCGAACTGCGTACGCGTCTTGGCGTACTCGAGGGCCTCCTCGTAGGCGGCACGCGCCGTGCCCACGGCCATCGCGCCGACGGCCGGGCGCGACGCCTCGAAGGTGGCCATCGCGGCGTTCTTCACGCGCTCGCCGCCGGTCTTGGCGCGCTCACGGGCGCGGGCGAGGCGCTCGTCGAGCTTCTCCTTGCCGCCGAGCAGGCAGTGACCAGGAACGCGGACGTCCTCCAGGACGACCTCGGCGGTGTGCGAGGCGCGGATGCCGTGCTTCTTGAACTTCTGGCCCTGGGAGAGGCCGGGGGTGTTCGGCGGGACGATGAAGGAGGCGTGGCCCTTGGAACCGAGCTCCGCGTCGACGACCGCGACGACGACGTGGACGTTGGCTATGCCGCCGTTGGTGGCCCAGGTCTTCGTGCCGTTGAGCACCCATTCGTCCTTGGCCGCGTCATAGACGGCGCGGGTGCGCATCGCCGCCACGTCGGAGCCCGCGTCGGGCTCGGAGGAGCAGAAGGCGGCGACCTTGACGTCGTTCACGTCGCCGTACATCTGCGGGATCCAGGTGCCGATCTGCTCCTCGGTGCCGTTGGCGAGGACGCCCACGGCGGCCAGGCCCGTGCCCATGATGGACAGGCCGATGCCCGCGTCACCCCAGAAGATCTCCTCGGTCGCCATCGGGATGCCGAGGCCGGTGGGGTCGAAGAACTGCTGGGCGTAGAAGTCCAGGGAGTAGATCCCCAGCTTCGAGGCCTCCTGGATGATCGGCCACGGGGTCTCCTCGCGCTCGTCCCACTCGGCGGCCGCCGGACGGATCACATCAGCGGCGAACCCGTGGAGCCAGTCCCGGACCTCCTTCTGTTCGTCGTTGAGCTCCATGGTGAACTCGGCCATGACCCCTCCAGGACCTGCGGTGAAGACGTACGTTACTTGCGGTAACTGGAGTCTGTTACCGGCCGGTAGCCGATGTCAACTCCCGGCCGCCCGTTCGATGGGCGCACCGCTCGGGGTGTTACGTTGCGCGTGCGGGGCGCAATCGCACGGGCGGGGAGAGAAACGCTATGGAGACCACCACACAGCAGACCGATCAGCAGCGGTCTGCCGAGCGCCGGCGGCGCGAGCTCCTCGAGGCCGCGGACCGGGTGGTGCTTCGTGACGGGCCCGGCGCCTCGATGAACGCCATCGCCGCCGAGGCGGGCATCACCAAGCCGATCCTCTACCGGCACTTCGGCGACAAGGGCGGACTGTACGCCGCGCTCGCCAAGCGGCACACGGACGCGCTCCTCGAATCGCTGCGCGCCGCCCTGGACGCCCCGGCCGAGCGCAGGGAGCGGGTCGAGCAGACCCTCGACACCTACCTCGCGGCGATCGAGGCCCGCCCGCAGGTGTACCGCTTCCTCATGCACCCCTCGGACGGCGCCGCACCCGGTGAGGGCGGCTTCGACGTGGGGCTCCACTCCGCCCCCGTCCTTCGCCGCATGGGCGAGGAGCTCGCGCAGGTCATCGAGGAGCGGGTCGACCTCGGCCCCGGCAGCGCGCAGCTCGCGCGCGTGTGGGGCCACGGCATCGTCGGCATGATGCACGCGGCAGGCGACTGGTGGCTCGGCGAACGGCCGTGCCCGCGCGCGGAGTTGGTCAGCAGCCTGGCCGACCTGCTGTGGGGACGGCTCGCCGCGGCGGGCAACCGCATCGGCGGCCCCGGCTTCTGAGGACCGGCGGGCCGCCGAAGGTCAGCCGTGCCAGGGCGCCTTGGCGGCGGCCCGCAGCACCCTGCGCCGCCGCCAGCCCGTGACGTGATCGGTGTACACGCCGCCCTCCAGGTGGTCGCACTCGTGCTGGAGGCAGCGCGCGAACCAGCCGGTCCCATGCACCCGCACCGGCTCACCGAGCGCGTCGACCCCCTGCACCACGGCGTGGTCGAAGCGCGGGGTGCTCGCTTCCAGGCCCGGCAGCGAGAGACAGCCCTCCGGGCCGCGCACGACGATGCCGTCCGCCTCCACCAGGCGCGGGTTCACCACGTACCCGAGATGGCGCACATCGTCGTCGTCCGGGCAGTCGTACACGAAGACCCGCTGGTTCACGCCGATCTGGTTGGCCGCCAGGCCCACTCCCTGGGCGGCGTACATCGTGGCGTACATGTCCTCGATGAGCCCGGCCAGTTCGGGGCCGAAGTCGGTGACCTCCTCACAGGCCTTGTGCAGCACGGGATCACCGAGCAGGGTCAGGGGTCGTACGCGCCCTGAGGCGCCCGGGATCGAGCCGCTTCGCATGGCCGCAAGGGTACGGTCCTTGGAAAGCCCCGGGGTCGGGGTGGTGCCGCGGTTCGGCCTTGACAATGGATCTCGATAGGCTGAGGTTCATCGCGTTGCCGGGGGCAGACGCGGCGCCGTACGCAAGGAGGATCCAGAACTGATGGCAGGCAACACGGACCCGCTGTCGCCGCGGGCCAAGCTGGCCGTGACGGCGGGCAAGGCGGCCGCGGCGGTATCGCGCGCGGCGGGCCGCGGCAGCGGATCGGTGATCGGCGGCCGCGTATCGCTCAAGCTCGACCCCGACCTGCTCGGGCGTCTGGCCACGCACCTGGACGTGGTGCTCGTCTCCGCCACGAACGGCAAGACGACCACGACCCGGCTGCTCGCGGAGGCGCTGCGCGCCAGCGGGCCCGTGGTGTCGAACGCCCTTGGCGCGAACATGCCGGCGGGAATCACCTCGGCCCTCGCGGGCGGTTCGGACGCCAGGTTCGGCGTGATCGAGGTCGACGAGAAGTACCTCGCCGGCGTGGCCCGTGATGTGGAGCCCAAGGCGATCGCGCTGCTCAACCTCTCGCGCGACCAGCTGGACCGCGCCGCGGAGACCCGCATGATGGCGGAGGCCTGGCGCGAGGGACTGGCGGGCTCCAAGGCGGTCGTGATCGCGAACGCGGACGACCCGCTGGTCGTCTGGGCGGCTTCCTCGTCGCCGAACGTGGTGTGGGTGGCCGCGGGCCAGGAGTGGAAGGACGACGCCTGGTCGTGCCCCTCCTGCGGCGGTGTGATGCAGCGCCCCGGGGACGACTGGTTCTGCGGTGAGTGCGGCTTCCGGCGCCCCGCGCCGAGCTGGGTACTCTCCGGCGACCACGTCCTTGACCCGCACGGCTCGGCCTGGCCGATCCATCTGCAGCTGCCGGGCCGGGCGAACAAGGCGAACGCGACCACGTCGGCCGCCGTCGCCGCCGTCTTCGGCGTGCCGCCGCAGGTCGCCCTGGAGCGGATGTACCAGGTGCAGGCCGTCGCGGGACGCTATGACGTCGTGCAGTTCCAGGGCCGCGACCTGCGGCTGCTGCTCGCGAAGAACCCCGCGGGCTGGCTCGAGACGTTCTCGCTGATCGACCCGCCGCCCACCCCGGTGGTGCTCTCCGTGAACGCCCGTGGCGCCGACGGCACCGACACCTCCTGGCTGTGGGACGTCGACTACACCCGCCTCGCCGGTCACCCGATCTTCGTGCTCGGCGACCGCAAGCTGGACCTCGCCGTGCGTCTTGAGGTCGCGGGCCTGGACTTCCGGGTCTGCGAGTCCCTCGACGAGGCCGTGCAGCTCGCGCCGCCCGGACGGATCGAGACGATCGCGAACTACACCGCGTTCCAGGACCTGCGCCGCCGCGTCGGCAACTGAGACCACCGGACCCTCTAGACCCTCG
Protein-coding sequences here:
- a CDS encoding MarR family winged helix-turn-helix transcriptional regulator, whose protein sequence is MSTPSDDADPERIAADLSNVVRRLVRRLRGVTPATGLSPTQRSVLARLDHAGPATTASLAREELVRPQSMRLTVGALEEMGLVERAPDPDDGRQSVVSVTDQGHRTLTEMRAAKHDWLSTVLADGLDPAERRQLADAIVLLERLVQK
- a CDS encoding acyl-CoA dehydrogenase family protein, which encodes MAEFTMELNDEQKEVRDWLHGFAADVIRPAAAEWDEREETPWPIIQEASKLGIYSLDFYAQQFFDPTGLGIPMATEEIFWGDAGIGLSIMGTGLAAVGVLANGTEEQIGTWIPQMYGDVNDVKVAAFCSSEPDAGSDVAAMRTRAVYDAAKDEWVLNGTKTWATNGGIANVHVVVAVVDAELGSKGHASFIVPPNTPGLSQGQKFKKHGIRASHTAEVVLEDVRVPGHCLLGGKEKLDERLARARERAKTGGERVKNAAMATFEASRPAVGAMAVGTARAAYEEALEYAKTRTQFGRPIIDNQGIAFQLADMRTQIDAARLLVWRASWMASTGKKFESAEGSMSKLYASEVAKKVTAQAVQILGGNGFTREYPVERMHRDAAIYTIFEGTSEIQRLVIARTLSGMPIR
- a CDS encoding TetR family transcriptional regulator, whose protein sequence is METTTQQTDQQRSAERRRRELLEAADRVVLRDGPGASMNAIAAEAGITKPILYRHFGDKGGLYAALAKRHTDALLESLRAALDAPAERRERVEQTLDTYLAAIEARPQVYRFLMHPSDGAAPGEGGFDVGLHSAPVLRRMGEELAQVIEERVDLGPGSAQLARVWGHGIVGMMHAAGDWWLGERPCPRAELVSSLADLLWGRLAAAGNRIGGPGF
- the def gene encoding peptide deformylase, giving the protein MRSGSIPGASGRVRPLTLLGDPVLHKACEEVTDFGPELAGLIEDMYATMYAAQGVGLAANQIGVNQRVFVYDCPDDDDVRHLGYVVNPRLVEADGIVVRGPEGCLSLPGLEASTPRFDHAVVQGVDALGEPVRVHGTGWFARCLQHECDHLEGGVYTDHVTGWRRRRVLRAAAKAPWHG
- a CDS encoding MurT ligase domain-containing protein — encoded protein: MAGNTDPLSPRAKLAVTAGKAAAAVSRAAGRGSGSVIGGRVSLKLDPDLLGRLATHLDVVLVSATNGKTTTTRLLAEALRASGPVVSNALGANMPAGITSALAGGSDARFGVIEVDEKYLAGVARDVEPKAIALLNLSRDQLDRAAETRMMAEAWREGLAGSKAVVIANADDPLVVWAASSSPNVVWVAAGQEWKDDAWSCPSCGGVMQRPGDDWFCGECGFRRPAPSWVLSGDHVLDPHGSAWPIHLQLPGRANKANATTSAAVAAVFGVPPQVALERMYQVQAVAGRYDVVQFQGRDLRLLLAKNPAGWLETFSLIDPPPTPVVLSVNARGADGTDTSWLWDVDYTRLAGHPIFVLGDRKLDLAVRLEVAGLDFRVCESLDEAVQLAPPGRIETIANYTAFQDLRRRVGN